One region of Chitinophaga varians genomic DNA includes:
- the leuB gene encoding 3-isopropylmalate dehydrogenase produces the protein MATKHILIVPGDGIGQEVTAVGKKVLDKIAARFGHTFTYDEALVGHAAIEATGNPLPDETLTKMRASDAILFGAVGHPKYDNDPSAKVRPEQGLLKMRKELGLYANLRPIKLFDELLDASSIKPEILKGADILFFRELTGDIYFGDKGRKNNGDTAFDIAEYSRFEVERIARKAFEAARTRRKKLCSVDKANVIETSRLWREVIQKIAPEYPDVEVEHQFVDATAMLLIKDPRRFDVVVTANLFGDILTDEASQIAGSMGMLASASVGDGTGVYEPIHGSAHDITGKGVANPLASILSAALLLDISFGMKAESDAVINAVDQVLKAGFRTRDIANAQTPSDMIKGTDAIGEEVLKRI, from the coding sequence ATGGCAACCAAACATATTTTAATTGTTCCCGGCGACGGGATTGGACAGGAAGTAACGGCCGTAGGAAAAAAAGTGCTCGACAAAATAGCTGCCCGCTTTGGCCATACCTTCACCTATGACGAAGCCCTCGTGGGCCACGCCGCCATAGAAGCCACCGGCAACCCGCTGCCGGATGAAACACTGACCAAAATGCGCGCCTCCGACGCCATCCTGTTCGGCGCCGTAGGTCACCCGAAATATGACAACGACCCTTCCGCCAAAGTAAGGCCGGAACAGGGACTGCTGAAGATGCGCAAGGAGCTGGGCCTGTACGCCAACCTGCGCCCCATCAAACTGTTCGACGAACTGCTCGATGCTTCCAGTATCAAACCGGAAATCCTGAAAGGCGCCGACATTCTGTTCTTCCGGGAACTGACCGGCGACATCTACTTCGGTGACAAAGGCCGTAAAAACAATGGCGATACCGCCTTCGATATCGCGGAATACAGCCGCTTTGAAGTAGAACGCATTGCCCGCAAAGCTTTTGAAGCCGCCCGCACCCGCCGCAAAAAACTCTGCTCCGTTGACAAAGCCAACGTAATAGAGACCTCCCGGCTGTGGCGTGAAGTGATTCAGAAAATAGCGCCCGAATATCCTGACGTGGAAGTGGAACATCAGTTCGTAGACGCCACCGCCATGCTGCTGATAAAAGACCCTCGCCGCTTTGATGTGGTGGTGACCGCCAACCTCTTTGGCGACATCCTCACCGATGAAGCGTCCCAGATAGCCGGCTCCATGGGCATGCTGGCTTCTGCATCGGTAGGTGATGGCACCGGTGTATACGAGCCTATCCACGGTTCCGCGCACGACATCACCGGCAAAGGCGTGGCCAACCCGCTGGCCTCCATCCTCTCCGCCGCCCTCCTGCTGGACATCTCCTTCGGCATGAAAGCAGAGTCCGACGCGGTGATCAATGCAGTAGACCAGGTACTGAAAGCCGGTTTCCGCACCCGCGATATCGCCAACGCACAAACGCCGTCCGATATGATCAAAGGCACCGACGCTATCGGAGAAGAAGTACTGAAAAGAATATAA
- a CDS encoding SRPBCC domain-containing protein, with protein sequence MGPLIITASMQMAKPPQEVFDAIVDPQKMSNYFIASGSGRMVEGETVVWAFAEEPTRFDIPVKKIVPDKEIHFEWEGAAQHQTQVKIELTPTKSGGTLVTVTEGELPLDAKGLKWFSQNTFGWTNFLDCLKAYLEYGINLRKGAFDFIQASS encoded by the coding sequence ATGGGACCATTGATCATTACCGCCTCCATGCAGATGGCCAAACCACCACAGGAAGTCTTCGACGCCATCGTTGATCCGCAGAAAATGAGCAATTACTTCATCGCCTCCGGCAGCGGCCGGATGGTGGAAGGGGAAACCGTCGTATGGGCGTTTGCAGAAGAGCCGACCAGGTTCGACATTCCCGTAAAAAAAATCGTACCGGACAAAGAAATCCATTTTGAATGGGAAGGTGCTGCACAACATCAGACACAGGTAAAGATCGAGCTGACGCCCACCAAAAGCGGCGGCACCCTGGTCACCGTTACAGAAGGCGAACTGCCGCTGGACGCGAAAGGCTTAAAATGGTTCTCACAAAATACTTTCGGCTGGACCAACTTCCTCGACTGCCTGAAAGCTTATCTCGAATATGGTATCAATCTGCGCAAAGGCGCTTTTGACTTCATACAGGCATCATCCTGA
- a CDS encoding RNA polymerase sigma factor, translating into MSIIQPVETLTDNEIIARVLAGEKRLYETLMRRYNASLFRIGMSFLNNDMDTEDVMQQTYINAYQHLDQFRQEAAFGTWLKRIMINECHQHLKRAKRGASEDISAVEERQDTAKTKTPVDTVINKELGEVLEKALLSIPEKYRAVFVLRELEQLNVAETAKVLDISRVNVKVRQIRAKLMLREHISNFYKNDVVFPFHLIRCDRVVNNVLRKLDIE; encoded by the coding sequence ATGAGTATTATTCAACCCGTTGAGACGCTTACTGACAATGAAATTATCGCCAGGGTGCTGGCAGGAGAGAAAAGGTTATATGAAACGCTGATGCGCCGCTATAACGCCAGTCTGTTCCGGATCGGGATGTCTTTCCTGAACAATGACATGGACACGGAAGACGTGATGCAGCAGACATACATCAACGCCTATCAGCACCTGGACCAGTTCCGGCAGGAAGCCGCTTTTGGCACCTGGCTCAAAAGGATCATGATCAATGAGTGCCACCAGCACCTGAAAAGGGCGAAAAGAGGGGCCAGTGAGGATATTTCAGCTGTGGAGGAACGTCAGGATACTGCGAAAACCAAAACACCTGTGGACACAGTCATTAACAAAGAGTTGGGCGAAGTGCTGGAAAAAGCGCTGCTGAGCATCCCGGAGAAATACCGGGCCGTTTTCGTACTGCGGGAACTGGAACAACTCAATGTTGCCGAAACGGCCAAAGTGCTGGATATCTCCCGGGTCAATGTGAAAGTCCGCCAGATCAGGGCGAAGTTGATGCTGCGTGAACATATTTCCAACTTCTATAAAAACGATGTGGTGTTCCCGTTCCACCTTATCCGGTGCGACAGGGTTGTCAACAATGTTCTCCGGAAACTGGACATCGAATAA
- the leuC gene encoding 3-isopropylmalate dehydratase large subunit, which produces MSKIPATLFDKVWDSHAVRKIEDGPDVLFIDRHFIHEVTSPVAFLGLENRGLSVMFPEKTFATADHNTPTINQHLPVQDPLSANQLKALESNTAKYGISHWGLGNPRNGIVHVVGPENGITLPGMTIVCGDSHTSTHGAFGAIAFGIGTSEVEMVLSSQCIMQQKPKKMRITVTGTTGKGITPKDVTLYIISQLTAAGATGYFVEYAGEVFEQMSMEGRMTVCNMSIEMGARGGIIAPDETTFAYIKGREKAPQGAAWDNAVAYWKTLKTEEGATFDKEYTFNAADIEPMITYGTNPGMGMGITQRIPVAQEAGGSAASYEKSLQYMGFQEQEPMLGKKVDYVFIGSCTNGRIEDFRAFASVVKGRKKADGVTAWIVPGSHIVEQQIREEGILDILTAAGFELRQPGCSACLAMNDDKVPAGKYAVSTSNRNFEGRQGPGSRTMLASPLVAAAAAVTGVVTDPRELI; this is translated from the coding sequence ATGAGCAAAATACCCGCTACCTTATTTGACAAAGTATGGGATTCACATGCGGTCAGGAAAATCGAAGACGGTCCTGATGTGTTGTTTATTGACCGTCACTTCATTCACGAAGTAACCAGCCCGGTGGCCTTTCTGGGACTGGAAAACAGGGGCCTGAGCGTGATGTTCCCTGAAAAAACCTTTGCTACTGCCGATCACAATACGCCTACTATCAACCAGCACCTGCCGGTACAGGACCCGCTTTCCGCCAACCAGCTGAAAGCACTGGAGTCCAATACCGCTAAATATGGCATCTCCCACTGGGGCCTGGGCAATCCCCGCAATGGTATCGTTCACGTGGTGGGACCGGAAAACGGTATCACCCTGCCGGGCATGACCATTGTATGTGGCGACTCCCACACTTCCACCCACGGAGCTTTTGGCGCGATCGCTTTCGGCATCGGCACCTCCGAAGTGGAAATGGTGCTCTCCTCCCAATGCATCATGCAGCAGAAACCGAAGAAAATGCGTATAACCGTTACCGGTACCACCGGTAAAGGCATTACACCAAAAGACGTAACGCTTTATATCATCTCCCAGCTCACCGCCGCAGGAGCCACTGGTTACTTCGTGGAATATGCGGGTGAAGTATTTGAGCAAATGAGCATGGAAGGCCGTATGACCGTCTGCAATATGAGCATCGAAATGGGCGCCCGCGGCGGTATCATCGCTCCGGACGAGACCACCTTCGCTTATATCAAAGGCCGCGAAAAAGCCCCGCAGGGAGCTGCCTGGGATAACGCTGTCGCCTATTGGAAAACATTAAAAACAGAAGAAGGCGCCACCTTCGACAAAGAATACACCTTCAACGCCGCGGACATTGAACCGATGATCACCTACGGCACCAACCCCGGCATGGGCATGGGCATCACCCAACGCATCCCGGTGGCACAGGAAGCCGGAGGCAGCGCCGCCAGCTACGAAAAATCACTGCAATACATGGGCTTCCAGGAACAGGAACCTATGCTCGGCAAAAAAGTGGACTATGTATTCATCGGCAGCTGTACCAACGGCCGCATCGAAGACTTCCGCGCTTTCGCCTCTGTCGTAAAAGGACGCAAAAAAGCAGATGGCGTGACCGCCTGGATCGTTCCCGGTTCACACATCGTAGAGCAACAGATCCGCGAAGAAGGTATCCTCGACATCCTCACCGCCGCCGGCTTTGAGCTGCGCCAGCCCGGATGTTCCGCCTGCCTCGCCATGAACGACGATAAAGTTCCGGCCGGCAAATATGCGGTCAGCACCAGCAACCGCAACTTCGAAGGCCGCCAGGGCCCCGGTTCCCGCACCATGCTCGCCAGCCCGCTGGTAGCCGCTGCCGCCGCCGTAACCGGCGTGGTAACCGATCCGCGTGAACTGATCTGA
- the leuD gene encoding 3-isopropylmalate dehydratase small subunit, whose product MAYDKFTVLKSSAVPMPIENVDTDQIIPARFLKATERKGFGDNLFRDWRYNADGSPKNDFVLNNPIYSGKILVGGKNFGSGSSREHAAWAIYDYGFRCVVSSFFADIFKNNSLNIGILPVQVSPEFLHKIFTAIESNPASELVVDLPAQTITISATGESETFDINSYKKHNLINGYDDIDYLQAMKEDIKTFAAKSMY is encoded by the coding sequence ATGGCTTACGATAAATTTACGGTACTGAAAAGCTCGGCGGTGCCGATGCCGATTGAAAACGTGGACACCGACCAGATCATCCCGGCCCGCTTCCTGAAAGCGACCGAACGCAAAGGATTTGGCGACAACCTGTTCCGCGACTGGCGATATAACGCCGACGGCTCTCCGAAAAATGATTTCGTTTTAAACAACCCGATCTACTCCGGTAAAATACTGGTCGGCGGTAAAAACTTCGGTAGCGGCTCCAGCCGCGAACACGCTGCCTGGGCCATCTACGACTACGGCTTCCGTTGCGTGGTGTCCAGCTTCTTCGCCGACATCTTCAAAAACAATTCACTCAACATCGGTATCCTGCCCGTACAGGTAAGCCCGGAGTTCTTACATAAAATATTCACCGCCATCGAAAGCAACCCTGCCTCCGAACTGGTGGTAGACCTCCCGGCACAAACCATCACCATCTCCGCTACCGGCGAAAGCGAGACATTCGACATCAACAGCTACAAAAAGCACAACCTGATCAACGGTTATGATGACATCGACTATCTGCAGGCCATGAAAGAAGATATCAAAACCTTCGCCGCCAAGAGTATGTATTAA
- a CDS encoding alpha-isopropylmalate synthase regulatory domain-containing protein, whose product MPVPQRHIEIMDTTLRDGEQTSGVSFSPSEKLTIAQVLLTEVKVDRIEIASARVSDGELAAVKAITKWAKTNGLLNKVEVLTFVDGDVSVQWMLQAGAKVMNLLTKGSLNHLTHQLKKKPAEHFADVGEVIALARQKGLDCNVYLEDWSNGMRHSRDYVYQYLDFLQHQPVKRVMLPDTLGVLTPGEVQEYISEIVQRYPQMHFDFHAHNDYDLGTANVLEGVKAGAHGIHLTINGMGERAGNAPLASAIAVLNDFLPGVKTAVSEKSLYSASKLVETFSGIRIPANKPVVGDNVFTQTAGIHADGDKKNKLYFSDLMPERFGRQRLYALGKTSGKANIENNLHQLGIQLSDANLKKVTQRIIELGDKKEVVTQADLPYIISDILDSSRIEEKVKIENYVLTHSKNLHPSVTLRISVEGELFEEHSQGDGQYDAFMNALKKVYQKKKRELPALTDYSVHIPPGGKSDALCETIITWSFQNKEFKTRGLDSDQTVSAIKATQKMLNLI is encoded by the coding sequence ATGCCAGTACCGCAGCGCCACATTGAAATAATGGACACCACCCTCCGCGACGGTGAACAAACCAGCGGCGTCTCCTTTTCGCCCTCGGAAAAACTGACCATCGCTCAGGTCCTGCTCACAGAAGTAAAAGTAGACAGGATTGAAATTGCCTCCGCCCGCGTGTCGGACGGCGAACTGGCGGCCGTGAAAGCGATTACCAAATGGGCAAAGACGAACGGCCTGCTCAACAAAGTGGAAGTGCTCACCTTCGTTGACGGCGACGTGTCTGTACAATGGATGTTGCAGGCCGGCGCCAAAGTCATGAACCTTCTCACCAAAGGTTCACTCAACCATCTCACCCATCAGCTGAAGAAAAAACCGGCGGAACACTTTGCAGACGTCGGCGAAGTCATCGCCCTCGCCCGTCAAAAAGGACTGGACTGCAACGTATACCTCGAAGACTGGAGCAACGGCATGCGCCACTCCCGCGACTACGTATATCAATACCTCGATTTCCTGCAACACCAGCCTGTTAAAAGGGTAATGCTGCCCGATACCCTCGGCGTGCTCACCCCCGGCGAAGTACAGGAATATATCAGCGAGATCGTGCAGCGGTACCCGCAGATGCATTTCGATTTCCACGCCCATAACGACTACGACCTGGGCACCGCCAATGTGCTGGAAGGCGTGAAAGCCGGCGCACATGGCATCCACCTCACCATCAACGGGATGGGCGAAAGGGCCGGTAACGCGCCCCTCGCCAGCGCTATCGCCGTACTCAACGATTTTCTGCCCGGCGTTAAAACAGCCGTGTCCGAAAAATCACTCTACAGCGCCAGCAAACTGGTGGAAACCTTCTCCGGTATCCGTATCCCGGCCAACAAACCAGTGGTGGGCGACAACGTGTTCACCCAAACGGCCGGCATCCATGCCGACGGTGATAAAAAGAACAAACTGTATTTCAGCGATCTGATGCCGGAACGCTTCGGACGTCAACGCCTGTACGCACTCGGCAAAACCAGCGGCAAGGCCAATATCGAAAATAACCTGCACCAGCTGGGCATACAGCTGTCCGACGCCAACCTGAAAAAGGTGACGCAACGCATCATCGAACTGGGCGATAAAAAGGAAGTCGTTACACAGGCCGATCTCCCCTACATCATCTCTGATATTCTCGACAGCAGCCGGATAGAGGAAAAGGTGAAAATAGAAAACTATGTGCTCACCCATTCCAAAAACCTCCACCCTTCCGTGACACTCAGAATATCGGTGGAAGGGGAACTTTTTGAAGAACATTCGCAGGGTGACGGTCAATACGACGCCTTCATGAATGCCCTGAAAAAAGTATATCAAAAGAAAAAACGCGAACTGCCGGCACTCACCGACTATTCCGTTCACATCCCTCCCGGCGGTAAGAGTGACGCCCTGTGCGAAACGATCATCACCTGGAGCTTCCAGAACAAAGAGTTCAAAACGCGGGGACTGGACAGCGATCAGACCGTGTCTGCCATCAAAGCCACCCAAAAAATGCTCAATTTAATCTGA
- a CDS encoding TCR/Tet family MFS transporter — translation MQSAYHPSRLLFIVLVVVIDTAGFGLIFPVLPQLLRELLHADISTAARYGGWLAFAYASMQFVFAPVLGGLSDRYGRRPVLLFSLLGFSVDCLFLAVAPNVLWLFAGRAIAGITGASYAVASACVADISTSENRTRYYGLINAAFGLGFIIGPVLGGSLGRWGTHMPFIAAAALSFFNFLLGYSFFPESLPVAKRRAFDWKRANPLGALRYLTRFPLVKSLILSMLLVSFATHSMESVWAFFTIEKFCWSNQLVGYSLALIGVLSILSQTWLVSALTTRLSDRQMAIIGLLCMTIGYLLFAFAGWQWVLLPALIIYIAGSIQGTAMQSIVTGAMPDNEQGELQGGLGSLMGLTTLLAPPLLTSSFAWATARTSPVYFPGMPYLIAAVLTVCGLLLLLKGFRRSAR, via the coding sequence ATGCAATCTGCATATCATCCTTCCCGTTTGCTATTCATCGTGCTGGTGGTAGTGATAGACACTGCCGGTTTTGGTTTGATTTTCCCGGTACTTCCCCAGTTGCTCCGCGAACTGCTTCATGCCGACATCAGTACAGCAGCCCGTTACGGTGGCTGGCTGGCTTTTGCCTATGCCTCCATGCAATTTGTATTTGCACCGGTGCTGGGCGGACTAAGCGACCGTTACGGCAGGCGGCCGGTGTTGCTGTTTTCCCTGTTGGGCTTTTCTGTTGATTGTTTGTTCCTCGCCGTTGCGCCCAATGTGCTTTGGTTATTTGCAGGCCGCGCCATTGCGGGCATCACCGGCGCCAGCTACGCCGTTGCCTCCGCCTGTGTGGCCGATATCAGCACCAGCGAGAACCGTACCCGCTATTACGGGTTGATCAATGCCGCCTTTGGCCTCGGCTTCATCATCGGTCCGGTGCTGGGCGGATCACTGGGACGGTGGGGCACACATATGCCCTTCATCGCAGCGGCAGCGCTCAGCTTCTTCAATTTCCTGCTGGGATATTCCTTTTTCCCTGAATCCCTGCCGGTGGCGAAACGCCGGGCTTTTGACTGGAAGAGGGCCAATCCGCTGGGCGCTTTGCGGTACCTGACGCGCTTTCCGCTGGTCAAATCACTGATACTGTCTATGCTGCTGGTATCTTTCGCCACACACAGCATGGAGAGCGTGTGGGCTTTCTTCACCATAGAAAAATTCTGTTGGAGCAACCAGCTGGTGGGTTATTCACTGGCTTTAATCGGTGTCTTGTCCATCCTGTCACAAACATGGCTGGTAAGCGCATTGACTACCCGGCTCAGTGACCGGCAGATGGCCATTATCGGACTGCTATGTATGACCATTGGTTACCTGTTGTTCGCTTTTGCCGGATGGCAGTGGGTATTGCTGCCCGCCCTCATTATTTACATCGCCGGCAGCATACAGGGCACCGCAATGCAGAGTATTGTCACCGGCGCCATGCCCGACAATGAACAGGGTGAGCTGCAGGGTGGCCTGGGCAGCCTCATGGGACTAACCACGCTGCTGGCACCGCCGCTGCTGACCAGCAGCTTCGCCTGGGCCACGGCGCGTACCTCACCGGTGTATTTTCCCGGCATGCCCTATCTGATAGCAGCGGTACTGACAGTATGCGGGCTTTTACTGTTGCTGAAAGGGTTTCGGCGGTCAGCACGGTAG
- a CDS encoding ATP-grasp domain-containing protein, with the protein MLPILLIPEKTDVELDAVAAAWADRGGEVRRLGKYWVRDETIAGRPVAVYGNQAFAFVLAQLYGAELLSPDDTLITRLGVRWSRRTISLREAGALRETDFPIFVKPVIPKMFRPGIFNTLADFREATGTLPPEEAVMMSSVVSPIIAEARCFVLNGQVKDIALYEGEADLFAGEAFVNAFLQHHAGDLPAAVVVDIACSPQTGWFVLEFNASWGAGLNSCDAALVVDCITAATVPA; encoded by the coding sequence ATGTTACCAATATTATTAATTCCTGAAAAGACAGATGTGGAGTTGGACGCAGTGGCGGCCGCATGGGCTGACAGGGGCGGGGAAGTCCGCCGCTTGGGTAAATACTGGGTTCGCGATGAAACGATCGCCGGACGGCCCGTGGCGGTGTATGGCAATCAGGCTTTTGCTTTTGTGTTGGCACAACTGTATGGCGCTGAACTATTGTCGCCGGATGATACGCTGATTACCCGGTTAGGCGTCCGTTGGAGCCGGCGGACTATTTCGCTGCGCGAAGCAGGCGCCCTGCGGGAGACGGATTTCCCTATTTTTGTAAAACCTGTTATCCCAAAAATGTTCAGGCCCGGCATCTTTAATACGCTGGCCGATTTCCGGGAGGCAACGGGCACACTGCCTCCGGAGGAAGCAGTAATGATGTCGTCCGTCGTTTCGCCCATTATAGCCGAAGCCCGTTGTTTTGTGCTGAACGGCCAGGTGAAAGACATCGCGCTGTATGAGGGGGAAGCCGACCTGTTCGCCGGAGAAGCATTTGTTAACGCCTTTCTGCAGCATCATGCCGGCGATTTGCCGGCCGCCGTTGTTGTGGATATCGCCTGTTCTCCGCAAACAGGCTGGTTTGTGCTCGAGTTCAACGCCAGCTGGGGCGCAGGCCTTAACTCCTGTGATGCTGCCCTGGTGGTGGATTGTATTACTGCTGCTACCGTGCCTGCATGA
- a CDS encoding ArsR/SmtB family transcription factor, translating to MKTAARKFKDTVYAELSKTAKALGNPHRMEIIDLLAQGPFTVETIARYTGMSIANTSQHLQVLKNAQLVTISRKGNYIHYQLAGENVYAAWTSLRELGMAHNTEVRKAIDHYRKGRRNGDVVTAEELLDKVHAGDVIVLDVRPEDEYHRGHIHRAISIPLDQLRERIRELSKKQEIVAYCRGSLCMLVDEAVNLLIQEGYKARKFNDGYKDWALRGYPTAMTM from the coding sequence ATGAAAACAGCTGCGAGAAAATTCAAAGACACGGTTTATGCAGAGTTGTCCAAAACGGCGAAAGCACTGGGCAACCCGCACCGCATGGAGATCATAGACCTTTTGGCGCAGGGGCCTTTTACAGTGGAGACCATCGCCCGCTACACAGGCATGAGCATCGCCAATACATCACAGCACCTGCAGGTACTGAAGAACGCGCAGCTGGTGACCATTAGCCGTAAAGGCAATTACATCCACTATCAGTTGGCCGGAGAAAATGTGTACGCCGCCTGGACATCCCTGCGGGAGCTGGGCATGGCGCACAATACCGAAGTCAGAAAAGCGATCGACCACTACCGCAAAGGACGCCGTAACGGCGACGTGGTCACCGCAGAAGAACTGCTGGACAAAGTGCATGCCGGCGACGTTATCGTACTGGACGTAAGGCCGGAAGACGAGTATCATCGCGGACATATACACCGGGCCATTTCCATTCCGCTGGACCAGCTCCGGGAACGTATCCGCGAACTGTCCAAAAAACAGGAGATCGTCGCCTACTGCCGCGGTTCCCTCTGCATGCTGGTAGATGAGGCTGTGAACCTGCTCATACAGGAAGGCTATAAAGCCAGGAAATTTAATGACGGATACAAGGACTGGGCACTGAGAGGGTACCCTACCGCTATGACAATGTAA